Proteins encoded in a region of the Neodiprion virginianus isolate iyNeoVirg1 chromosome 2, iyNeoVirg1.1, whole genome shotgun sequence genome:
- the LOC124298337 gene encoding protein SRC1-like isoform X2: protein MSSYFVFGLLTIAVIAFSEAAPYGGQDDHSIDGGHQDHAIHESKDRDESLSSYKEDHEEPEIHKNKDNERFSDHESKGQEEYQGHKGEDHEESEGQKEYEGHKSEDHEESEGQKEYEGHKSEDHEDFEGQKEYEGHKSDDHEESEGHENKDHKEHEDHEGEYTEHIKHGDGFSAVSDHIHGGIASPLL from the exons atgtcCAGTTATTTCGTCTTTGGTTTGTTAACCATCGCCGTCATCGCTTTCAGCGAAGCAGCCCCCTACG GTGGACAGGATGATCATTCGATTGACGGAGGTCATCAAGACCACGCGATTCATGAGAGCAAAGACCGCGACGAATCCTTGAGCAGTTACAAGGAAGATCACGAGGAGCCCGAAATCCATAAAAACAAAGATAACGAACGCTTCTCGGACCACGAGAGCAAAGGCCAGGAAGAATATCAAG GCCACAAAGGCGAAGATCACGAAGAGTCCGAAGGCCAGAAAGAATATGAAGGCCACAAAAGCGAAGATCACGAAGAGTCCGAAGGCCAGAAAGAATACGAAGGCCACAAAAGCGAAGATCACGAAGACTTCGAAGGCCAGAAAGAATACGAAGGCCACAAAAGCGACGATCACGAAGAGTCCGAAGGCCACGAGAACAAAGACCACAAAGAACATGAAGACCACGAAGGCGAATATACAGAGCATATCAAACACGG cgaTGGCTTCTCGGCTGTTTCCGATCACATTCACGGTGGAATCGCATCTCCGCTTTTGTAG
- the LOC124298337 gene encoding neurofilament light polypeptide-like isoform X1, translating to MSSYFVFGLLTIAVIAFSEAAPYGGQDDHSIDGGHQDHAIHESKDRDESLSSYKEDHEEPEIHKNKDNERFSDHESKGQEEYQGHKSEDHEESEGQKEYEGHKGEDHEESEGQKEYEGHKSEDHEESEGQKEYEGHKSEDHEDFEGQKEYEGHKSDDHEESEGHENKDHKEHEDHEGEYTEHIKHGDGFSAVSDHIHGGIASPLL from the exons atgtcCAGTTATTTCGTCTTTGGTTTGTTAACCATCGCCGTCATCGCTTTCAGCGAAGCAGCCCCCTACG GTGGACAGGATGATCATTCGATTGACGGAGGTCATCAAGACCACGCGATTCATGAGAGCAAAGACCGCGACGAATCCTTGAGCAGTTACAAGGAAGATCACGAGGAGCCCGAAATCCATAAAAACAAAGATAACGAACGCTTCTCGGACCACGAGAGCAAAGGCCAGGAAGAATATCAAGGCCACAAAAGCGAAGATCACGAAGAGTCCGAAGGCCAGAAAGAATATGAAGGCCACAAAGGCGAAGATCACGAAGAGTCCGAAGGCCAGAAAGAATATGAAGGCCACAAAAGCGAAGATCACGAAGAGTCCGAAGGCCAGAAAGAATACGAAGGCCACAAAAGCGAAGATCACGAAGACTTCGAAGGCCAGAAAGAATACGAAGGCCACAAAAGCGACGATCACGAAGAGTCCGAAGGCCACGAGAACAAAGACCACAAAGAACATGAAGACCACGAAGGCGAATATACAGAGCATATCAAACACGG cgaTGGCTTCTCGGCTGTTTCCGATCACATTCACGGTGGAATCGCATCTCCGCTTTTGTAG